One window of Streptococcus suis genomic DNA carries:
- a CDS encoding aminotransferase class I/II-fold pyridoxal phosphate-dependent enzyme codes for MKNQHQAPIYQGLVQLRRKRIVPFDVPGHKRGRGNPELVELLGEKCVGIDVNSMKPLDNLGHPVSIIREAEELAAEAFGASHAFLMVGGTTSSVQTMILATCKAGDKIILPRNVHKSALNALVLCGAIPVYVDMSVEPRIGIALALENDAFERAISEHPDAVAVLINNPTYYGICSDLRTLTEKAHAAGMKVLVDEAHGAHLHFSDQLPAAAMDVGADMAAVSMHKSGGSLTQSSLLLVGPDMNVEYVRQIINLTQSTSASYLLLASLDISRRNLALRGKESFEKVIEMSEYARREINAIGGYYAYSKELIDGKTVHDFDVTKLSIYTQGIGLTGIEVYDLLRDEYDIQIEFGDIGNILAYISIGDRLQDIERLVGALADIKRLYSQDGSDLISGEYIQPQLVLSPQQAFYAERESRSLQEAVGQVCGEFVMCYPPGIPLLAPGERVTQEIVDYIIFAKERGCSVQGTEDPDVNYINVIKEG; via the coding sequence ATGAAAAATCAACACCAAGCCCCTATTTATCAGGGATTGGTACAGTTACGCCGAAAACGGATTGTCCCTTTTGATGTCCCAGGACACAAACGGGGCCGTGGAAATCCAGAGTTGGTCGAACTGTTAGGAGAGAAATGTGTTGGTATTGATGTTAATTCTATGAAACCTTTGGACAATCTGGGACATCCAGTCTCCATTATCCGAGAGGCCGAGGAATTGGCTGCGGAAGCCTTTGGTGCCAGCCATGCCTTTCTCATGGTTGGAGGGACAACCTCTTCCGTCCAGACCATGATTCTGGCGACCTGTAAGGCGGGCGATAAAATTATCCTTCCTCGAAATGTCCACAAGTCCGCCCTCAATGCTTTGGTCCTATGCGGAGCTATACCAGTCTATGTGGATATGAGTGTGGAGCCACGGATTGGTATTGCTCTTGCCTTGGAAAATGATGCCTTTGAACGGGCTATTTCTGAGCATCCTGATGCGGTTGCTGTCTTGATCAACAATCCGACCTACTATGGTATCTGCTCAGACCTGCGTACATTGACTGAGAAAGCTCACGCAGCGGGCATGAAAGTATTAGTCGATGAGGCTCATGGTGCGCATTTGCATTTTTCGGACCAATTGCCAGCGGCGGCTATGGATGTGGGGGCTGATATGGCAGCTGTTTCTATGCACAAATCAGGTGGCAGTCTGACCCAAAGTTCGCTCCTATTGGTCGGTCCTGATATGAATGTGGAGTATGTCCGCCAGATTATCAACCTGACCCAGTCAACGTCTGCCTCCTATCTCTTGCTGGCTAGTTTGGATATTTCACGGAGAAATCTGGCCCTTCGTGGCAAAGAATCCTTTGAAAAAGTCATTGAAATGTCTGAGTATGCTCGTCGTGAAATCAACGCTATCGGTGGCTACTATGCCTATTCTAAGGAATTGATTGATGGCAAAACGGTGCATGATTTTGATGTAACCAAGCTCTCCATCTATACGCAGGGCATTGGTCTGACAGGAATTGAGGTCTATGATTTGTTGCGGGATGAGTATGACATCCAGATTGAATTTGGCGACATTGGCAATATCTTGGCCTATATTTCAATCGGTGACCGCTTGCAGGACATTGAGCGGCTGGTGGGTGCTTTGGCTGACATCAAGCGTTTGTATTCTCAAGATGGTTCGGATTTGATTTCGGGAGAATACATCCAGCCGCAGCTGGTTTTGTCACCGCAGCAAGCCTTTTATGCTGAGCGGGAGAGTCGCTCGTTACAGGAAGCAGTTGGTCAGGTCTGCGGGGAATTTGTCATGTGCTACCCTCCTGGTATTCCGCTTTTAGCTCCAGGTGAACGAGTGACTCAGGAAATTGTTGATTACATCATCTTTGCCAAGGAGCGTGGTTGTTCTGTCCAAGGTACCGAAGATCCAGATGTCAACTACATCAATGTCATTAAGGAGGGTTAA
- the speE gene encoding polyamine aminopropyltransferase has protein sequence MEMWFSEVQTPDVKLSIRTSQQLYAGKSEFQDIAVLDSPAFGKILTLNGRVLFSDADDFVYNEMAVHVPMAVHPNPKKILILGGGDGGVAQVLSLYPEIERIDVVEPDELLVEVCREYFPDYATGLEDERVEVYLQDGLRFLRNCENEYDIIINDATDPFGHTEGLFTKEFYGNAYRALKEDGIMVYQHGSPFYDEDESAFRSMHRKATQSFPISRVYQAHIPTSAAGYWLFGFASKKYHPIEDFDKEKWKARELFTEYYTANLHIGAFLLPRYVEDILEEEEKK, from the coding sequence ATGGAAATGTGGTTTTCAGAAGTCCAAACGCCAGATGTCAAGTTATCCATTCGGACTAGCCAGCAGCTCTACGCTGGCAAGAGTGAATTTCAGGACATTGCTGTATTGGACTCACCAGCTTTTGGAAAGATTTTGACACTTAACGGTCGGGTTCTCTTTTCAGATGCAGATGATTTTGTTTACAACGAAATGGCTGTCCATGTGCCCATGGCCGTCCATCCCAATCCCAAGAAAATCTTGATTCTGGGTGGGGGAGATGGTGGTGTTGCCCAAGTTCTCAGTCTGTATCCTGAAATCGAACGTATTGACGTTGTAGAGCCAGATGAACTCTTGGTGGAGGTCTGTCGGGAATATTTCCCAGACTATGCAACTGGCTTAGAAGATGAGCGGGTTGAGGTCTATTTACAGGATGGTTTGCGTTTCTTGCGCAACTGTGAGAACGAATATGACATCATCATCAACGATGCGACAGATCCATTTGGACACACGGAAGGTTTGTTTACCAAGGAATTTTACGGTAACGCCTACCGAGCTTTGAAGGAAGATGGCATCATGGTTTACCAACATGGTTCGCCATTTTATGACGAAGATGAGTCGGCTTTTCGTTCCATGCATCGGAAGGCGACCCAATCCTTCCCTATCAGCCGTGTTTATCAGGCCCATATTCCGACATCTGCGGCGGGTTATTGGTTATTTGGCTTTGCCTCTAAAAAATACCATCCCATTGAAGATTTTGACAAGGAAAAATGGAAAGCGCGCGAGCTTTTCACAGAATATTATACAGCTAACCTCCATATCGGAGCATTTCTCTTGCCCCGCTATGTAGAAGACATTTTAGAAGAAGAGGAGAAAAAATAA
- a CDS encoding metal-sulfur cluster assembly factor: MAYTEDQIKDIQERIFQALEDVIDPELGIDIINLGLVYEIRFIEGKAEIDMTLTTMGCPLADLITDQIHDVLKDVPEVTEVDVRLVWSPAWTVQKMSRYARIALGIK; this comes from the coding sequence ATGGCTTATACAGAAGATCAGATTAAAGACATTCAGGAGCGTATTTTTCAAGCTCTTGAAGATGTGATTGACCCAGAACTTGGGATCGATATTATCAATCTTGGTTTGGTCTACGAAATTCGTTTTATTGAGGGCAAGGCTGAAATTGACATGACCTTGACCACAATGGGCTGCCCTTTGGCTGATCTAATTACCGATCAAATTCATGATGTACTGAAGGATGTTCCTGAAGTAACAGAAGTAGATGTGAGACTGGTTTGGTCACCAGCTTGGACTGTTCAAAAAATGAGTCGTTATGCTCGAATTGCACTTGGGATTAAATAA